A genome region from Methanobacterium subterraneum includes the following:
- a CDS encoding TetR/AcrR family transcriptional regulator codes for MVPRKPREERINEIIKAAIEVFLEKGYENTTMEAIAQKAGVSKGGLYHYFPSKDMVLVFANEKISEKVTGIMESAQKCSSMREGIMHYIKSYIRYWLENPKETAFLFLSIAKILEKPELLKYYQQYTVDYVAFLEGAFTMGVQQGEFKEHDVRTSAITLMAALDGILSYMIFDEVLQLEEVLQNFEEKFIKSIEIVK; via the coding sequence ATGGTTCCCAGAAAACCCCGTGAAGAAAGAATAAATGAAATAATAAAAGCAGCAATTGAAGTTTTCCTGGAAAAAGGCTACGAAAACACTACAATGGAGGCCATTGCCCAGAAAGCAGGGGTAAGTAAAGGTGGACTTTACCATTACTTCCCCAGCAAAGACATGGTACTGGTATTTGCCAATGAAAAAATAAGTGAAAAAGTTACGGGAATAATGGAGAGTGCCCAGAAATGTTCATCAATGCGGGAAGGAATCATGCACTACATTAAAAGCTATATTCGTTACTGGCTTGAAAATCCCAAAGAAACTGCATTTTTATTCCTTTCAATTGCCAAGATTCTGGAAAAACCGGAACTTTTAAAGTACTACCAGCAGTACACTGTGGATTATGTTGCATTTCTGGAAGGTGCCTTCACCATGGGAGTTCAGCAGGGGGAATTCAAAGAACACGATGTAAGGACCAGTGCCATAACCCTGATGGCAGCACTGGACGGTATCTTGAGTTACATGATCTTTGATGAGGTTCTGCAACTGGAAGAAGTTCTTCAAAATTTTGAGGAAAAATTCATCAAATCCATTGAAATAGTAAAATAA
- a CDS encoding 4Fe-4S dicluster domain-containing protein, whose protein sequence is MQFTITSLAGLKVTKSNLNQKLLRLETNHEECRRCGICVKLCPVNNITLSEDKYPVHGFNCEYCLRCTSLCPRGAVSCPINYKGKTYRAVKAREFLE, encoded by the coding sequence ATGCAGTTTACTATTACATCCCTTGCCGGTTTAAAGGTCACAAAATCCAATCTCAATCAGAAACTCCTACGTCTGGAGACCAATCATGAAGAATGCCGCCGGTGTGGTATATGTGTGAAACTATGTCCAGTGAACAACATAACCCTGTCTGAAGATAAGTATCCTGTGCATGGTTTTAACTGTGAGTACTGTTTAAGATGCACCTCCCTCTGTCCCCGTGGTGCAGTTTCCTGCCCCATAAACTACAAAGGAAAAACATATCGGGCAGTTAAAGCCAGAGAATTTCTGGAATGA
- a CDS encoding ribbon-helix-helix protein, CopG family: MTKKKSVYIRLEQEYIERIDGIAKKEDRSRSYIIRRLIVNGLEKK; encoded by the coding sequence ATGACAAAAAAGAAGAGTGTGTACATCCGCCTGGAGCAGGAGTACATTGAAAGAATTGATGGGATAGCCAAGAAGGAGGACCGGTCCAGATCATACATTATACGCAGATTGATCGTAAATGGACTGGAGAAAAAGTAA
- a CDS encoding 4Fe-4S binding protein, which yields MRKIRFSDLSVRVINITFNTRFVLARACQKLPPLEWMIDKMFFEGDDIQVLPRDAAIKNHQSGDVMELEVNAIVPTYNENTLVPSQVLKEMIKRSKYHFIMDNCICRTSNNCQDYPHDLGCLFLGKGSQRISSKLGRTVSASEAIQHVERGQKAGLVPIIGRNKIDSVWLSTGPKEELLSICHCCQCCCLWKMTPNLPEDMSSSFSPMEGVEINFNPELCNGCGICAHETCFVDAITIINGKVKRNQNDCRICGRCVEICPRGALNIVMHDDAIKNSLKRVEHLVDVEQE from the coding sequence ATGAGAAAAATCAGATTTTCAGATCTTAGTGTGAGGGTTATTAATATAACCTTCAACACCCGTTTTGTTTTGGCTCGGGCCTGTCAGAAACTCCCTCCCTTGGAATGGATGATAGATAAAATGTTCTTTGAGGGTGATGATATACAGGTACTTCCCCGGGATGCTGCAATCAAAAACCACCAATCAGGAGATGTGATGGAACTGGAAGTAAATGCCATAGTTCCCACATATAATGAAAATACACTAGTCCCTAGTCAGGTATTGAAGGAGATGATCAAAAGGTCAAAATACCATTTTATCATGGATAACTGCATCTGCCGCACTTCCAACAACTGCCAGGATTACCCCCATGATCTGGGATGTTTATTTTTAGGGAAAGGATCCCAGAGAATATCATCCAAACTGGGAAGAACAGTTTCAGCTTCTGAGGCAATTCAACACGTAGAAAGGGGTCAAAAAGCAGGTCTGGTGCCAATCATTGGCAGGAACAAGATAGACAGTGTTTGGTTAAGCACAGGCCCGAAAGAGGAATTACTCTCAATCTGTCACTGTTGCCAGTGTTGCTGTCTGTGGAAAATGACCCCCAACCTCCCGGAGGATATGAGCAGTAGTTTCTCCCCAATGGAAGGAGTTGAAATAAACTTCAACCCGGAACTCTGCAATGGATGTGGAATATGTGCCCATGAAACCTGTTTTGTGGATGCAATTACAATAATAAATGGAAAAGTAAAAAGAAACCAGAATGATTGCAGAATCTGTGGGCGGTGTGTTGAAATATGTCCAAGGGGGGCCTTAAATATTGTAATGCATGATGATGCAATTAAGAATTCATTGAAAAGAGTGGAACACTTGGTTGATGTTGAACAGGAATGA